The following nucleotide sequence is from Chromobacterium rhizoryzae.
GGCGCCGGAGCGCCGTCCGGCCGCAGCAGGGTGAACTGGGCGCGCTGGCCGCTTCTGGCCTTGAACACGCCCTTGACCACGGCGCCGCGCCGCGGCACCACCAGCTTGACCGTGTCGTCCAGTTCCACGTCGGCCCCCAGCTGCCGGGTATCCAGGCTCAGGGTGTTGACGCGGTAGGGCTGCGCGTAGGGTTGCACCGCGTAGCCGTTGCGCCCCAGTTCGCCGCCGTTGCCGGTGCGCAGCGCCGGTCCGGTCACGCCGTCCACTTGCAAGAGCGCGAAGGTGTCGCCCACCGGACGGCTCAGGTTGACGCCGCCGCCATGGGCGACAATGGCGCCGGACAGGCCGACGCTGGCGGACTGGTAATGACGCGCCGCGTTGTAGGCCGCGCTCAATTGCACGAAATCGGCGTTGTGGTTGACGCTGAGCCCGCCCGAGGTGCTGCCGTTGCGCCCGGCATGGCCAAGCTGCACGGAATAGCTGGTGTTCTCGCCCAGATGGCCGCTGACGCCGGTTTGCAGCGTGGAGCCGTTGCCGGAGGTGTGGCTCAGGTTGGCGTACATCCGCGGCGAGCGCGGCTTGGGCCCCAGCGGCGCGGTGAAGGTCAGCATCACCTGGTTGCTGCTGACGCCGCCGGGCCGGCTGTCGCGGCTCCGGCTCAAGGTGAAGTTGTAGCCCAGCAGTTTCCAGTTGTTGCCGTAGCCCAGGCCCACGCTGCCGCTGCTGCCGTTCTGTCCCCAGTAGCTTTGCTGGCTCAGGTTCAGATACAGGCTGCCGAAACGCCGCTCGCGGCCCAGGTCCTGCTGGGTGCTCAGATCGATGCGCGAGCGGCTGCGGCCGAACTGTCCCTGGCTATTGCCGGCGAGATCGTTGGCGTGGTCGTTGAAACTGCGATAGCCGGAGGTCGAATAGCGATACGCGGCCAGCGTCAGGTTGGTCAGGGTGCGGGTAAAGGTTTTGGCGTAAAGCAGTCTCAAGCTCTGCCCTTGCCGCCGCGCGCCCCTGACCCGGCTGTTGGACTGGGTGAAGTCCAAGGACAGCGCGCCCAGCGGGGTGTTGGCGCCCACGCCCAGGTTGACGGCCTGAAAATTCGATGTGAGCTGGAAGCCCGCCGCCACCGTGCTGTCGTCGCCCGCGCCGTAAACCAGGGTGCCGGCGGCGAAGCTGGGATGCACGTCCTGGCTGCCCTGATACTCGCCGAAGGCGGCGCTGTAGCGCCAACGGCCCTTGCGCAGCATCAGGGGCAGGCTGGAGAAGGACTGCTGCGTCACCCGCTTGCTGCCGTCGGCCTCGGTGACGGTGATTTCCAGATCGCCGTTGGAGCCGGACGGGAAAATATCGCTCAGCTCGAACGGCCCCGGCGGCACATTGGCGCGGTACAGCGTATAGCCGTTCTGGCGGACTTCCACCACCGCGTTGCTCTGCGCCTGGCCGCGCACCACCGGCGCGTAGCCGCGCTCGCCGTCCGGCAGCATCGCGTCGTCGCTGGCCAGCTGCGCGCCTCGGAAGCGCACGCTGTCGAACAAGGTGGAGTCTGCGTATTGCTCGCCCAGCGCCAGCTGGCTTTTCCAGCCGATCAAGTCGCGCTGCAACACGCTGCGGTTGCTGCGCGCGCTCATGGACTGGCCGTCGGCCCAGTTGAAGGTGCTGTCGTTGCGCAAACGCCAAGCGCCCAGGTTGACGCCGTTTTGCAGGCCGAGGAAGGCGTTGCGGCGGTTGACCCCGCCCGGCTCGCTGCTGCGGCTCTCATTGCCGTTGAACTGGTAGTTGACGTAGGCGGCGGCCACGCCGGCGTCCCAGAGCGCCGGGTCGATATAACCGCGCGCGCCGCGGCTGAGAAAGGCCTGGGGAATGCTCAAGCTCAGTTGCAGCCGATTGGCGTCGTAGTCCGCCGCCGCCAGGTCCATCAGCGCCGGCAGGTCCAGGCAGGCCGGGTCGTCCGCGGACAAGGTCGGCGTCAGGCTTTGCAGCTGC
It contains:
- a CDS encoding fimbria/pilus outer membrane usher protein — translated: MRIRPNRQPWNKTSIRRRSALKPGCLALLMALAELARAEAAEGEAQSAPVLLAFNTNFINGSGRMPDLSAVLSAGNALLPGNYRVDVLVNGNLTGRRDVLFRQAASGKVEACIDAGLLQAAGVQLQSLTPTLSADDPACLDLPALMDLAAADYDANRLQLSLSIPQAFLSRGARGYIDPALWDAGVAAAYVNYQFNGNESRSSEPGGVNRRNAFLGLQNGVNLGAWRLRNDSTFNWADGQSMSARSNRSVLQRDLIGWKSQLALGEQYADSTLFDSVRFRGAQLASDDAMLPDGERGYAPVVRGQAQSNAVVEVRQNGYTLYRANVPPGPFELSDIFPSGSNGDLEITVTEADGSKRVTQQSFSSLPLMLRKGRWRYSAAFGEYQGSQDVHPSFAAGTLVYGAGDDSTVAAGFQLTSNFQAVNLGVGANTPLGALSLDFTQSNSRVRGARRQGQSLRLLYAKTFTRTLTNLTLAAYRYSTSGYRSFNDHANDLAGNSQGQFGRSRSRIDLSTQQDLGRERRFGSLYLNLSQQSYWGQNGSSGSVGLGYGNNWKLLGYNFTLSRSRDSRPGGVSSNQVMLTFTAPLGPKPRSPRMYANLSHTSGNGSTLQTGVSGHLGENTSYSVQLGHAGRNGSTSGGLSVNHNADFVQLSAAYNAARHYQSASVGLSGAIVAHGGGVNLSRPVGDTFALLQVDGVTGPALRTGNGGELGRNGYAVQPYAQPYRVNTLSLDTRQLGADVELDDTVKLVVPRRGAVVKGVFKARSGQRAQFTLLRPDGAPAPFGASVEDADGKPLGIVDPRGKVLALLKRETGRLTVKWRGGQCTADYRLPPAKAGRYYQRRTLNCG